The DNA sequence ACTCCTCTATCATTACGAGGGCGAGAATAATCTTGACGGGGAGAGGAAGATTCATCATCCCAATGGTCAGGGGTTTCTTGCCAATCTTCATAATTGGAACGACTAGGACGAGTTCTGGTAGTATTACGACTGCGGGGAGTAGGAGGTTCTTGATTATAACCGCTAGAGGGACGACGAGGACGACGAGGGCGAGGGTTTTCTTCTTCATACCCGGTTGTAGGGCGAGGGTTTCTTACTGCTGTACCTTGCAAACGACGGCGAGGAATTTCCTCCTCCTCATAATAATCATCATAAGCATCTGTTTGATCCAACTCTGCACGATAAACACGACGATTAACCGGGCGATCATCTTCTACATAGGAGTTAGCTCTTGAACCTCTAACTTTCTCGGAAGTAGCTCCTCTTAAACGAATACTCTCAACGGCAAAAAAGATAGCAGAGCCAGAAAGTAACAGTTGACTAAATTGCAAAATGGGATCTAAGCGCCACCCTTGAAAGAATAAGATAAAACCGCAAAGTAAGCCAACTGCGGCAAAAAAGATGTCATGATCCCTAGAGACTTCAGGTCTAACAGAACGCATTAAATACAATCCAGCCCCTGCTAAAGCCAAAACGATACCCAATACACTGGCGGAGTTGAAACCAAAATTAACCATTGTTCAAACTAAAACTGCTATGTTTTCTTTTATCTTAACCAGATTATCTGATTCTGCACTGTCTATCTTTAATACCATGTCATAACCAGACATTAATTTTTAATCTTTCTCAAAAACTGTCAGGGGGTTTTACCTTATGAGCAATTTATGGTTATGCCCCCTGAAAAGAAATTGATAACAGAAGTATCAAACTATATTATTAACGGATTTTGTCAGCTTGGCTAACGACAATTAAACCAATAGTAACAGGAATAACTACGATCGCAGCACCCCAAACCAAACTCCAAAGAAAATTAGCTAAAGAAGCAGTCATAAATTTTTATACCTATTTATTTACTAAAAATGATCAATCTCAATTTTACAATAAATCCAGAGTTAAATTAGGGTAAACTATCCAAGGCAACTTTTCAAGGAAAAAATTAAAAAGTCTTATGGTTAAATTGTTACCTGATAACTTACAAAAATTAAAAGAGCAAGTGGCAATTGTTACGGGAGCTTCCAGAGGCATTGGAAAAGCAACCGCCATCGCCCTAGCGGAAGAAGGAGCGAAAGTGGTGATTAATTATGCTAACAGTAGTCAATCTGCAGAAGAATTAGTTAAAGATATTATCGATGCTGGAGGAGATGCGATCGCAGTTCAAGCCGATGTTTCTCAACTGGAGCAAGTAGAAGCCATGATCAAAACTACTACTGATAAATGGGGACGTATAGATATATTAGTCAATAATGCAGGAATTACTCGTGATACATTAATGTTGCGAATGAAATTAGAAGACTGGCAAAAAGTAATTGATTTAAACCTTACAGGGGTCTTTTTATGTTGTAAAGCTGTTAGCAAAATCATGCTCAAACAAAGAAGTGGAAGAATTATCAATATATCTTCAGTAGCAGGACAAATGGGTAATCCTGGACAAGCTAACTATAGTGCCGCAAAAGCAGGAGTTATCGGTTTTACCAAAACCCTCGCCAAAGAATTTGCCAGTCGGGGAGTTACCGTTAATGCCGTAGCCCCCGGATTCATTGAAACGGATATGACAAGTGGATTAGAAGCCGAAGAAATTTTAAAAGCCATTCCTCTTAATCGTTACGGTAAACCAGAAGAAATCGCAGGAATGATTCGCTTTTTAGCCGCCGACACTGCTTCTTCTTACATTACAGGGCAAGTATTTAATGTTGATGGTGGTATGGTTATGTAATAAATAGTTTAGTCTTAAGATAGGAAATTTCTGGGTTAGGGGTTCGGTGTTCGGAGTTATTAATTATCAATTATTTACCTTTGCCTCTTGCCCCTTTCACTTTGTCCTTACTTACACTGCTTAAGTTTAAATTTAACTATTTTTATTGCCATTTACATTCCATGAAAGAAAAAGACTATCCGCAATTCCTATCGCAATTAATTCACTCTTATAAAGATAATGTTGATTTTTTGTCCATTCGCCTAGAGTCATCTCAGGGAAGTAACATCAAAATGCGTAACGGGCAAATTGAAAATATTAGCGAAGGCACTTCAATTGGAGGACAAATTAGAGCTTGTCATAAAGGGGGATGGGGTTTTGCTACTTTTAATGATTTAACTCAGATAGCGGATTGTATCAGTGATGCCATTTCTGCCGCTCAATTGATTGGTGATGACGAAACACTCCTCGCAGAGGTTGAACCCATCCAAATAAGCTGTCAAATGCCCTTAAAAGGAACAAATCCACGCCTGATCCACCTCTCAGAAAAACGGGATTTAGTGGCAAGATGCGATCGCATCTTAAATAGTTATCATGAAGATATTACCAGCACCAGTGTTAGATATAGTGACAGTCAACAAAAAGTAGTTTTAGCCACCTCCGAAGGCACGTTAATTGAGCAAACATGGATAGACAGTGAAATGCGTTTTAGTGCCACTGCAAAACGAGGGGAGTTGGTACAAACAGGGAGAGAAACCACAGGCACAAGGAGAGGCTTTGAAGACTTACTCAACCTTGATAAACAGATAGAAAGTGCCGCAAAAAGGGCAGTTAATGCTTTAGACTTGCCTACCGTCAAAGGAGGAACTTATACTGTAGTTATTGACCCTATCTTAGCAGGATTGTTTGTTCATGAAGCCTTTGGACATTTATCCGAAGCAGATATGGCTTATGAAAACCCCGACTTACTGGAAGTGATGACAATGGGGCGTAAATTCGGCGGTGAATTTTTACAAATTTTTGACGGGGCGCAACCAGAAGGACACCGAGGCAGTTATTATTATGATGATGAAGGTGTAAGCGCTACTACAACTCAATTAATCAAAGATGGGGTATTAGTGGGGCGTTTACATTCCAGAGAAACGGCGGGTAAACTAGGGGAAAAACCCACTGGTAATGCCCGTTGTTTAAACTATCATTATCCTCCCATCGTGAGAATGACTAATACTTGGATAGGTAGAGGTAACACCCCCGTTAAAGACTTATTCAGCAATATAAAAGAAGGGGTTTATGCAGGAAACTGGTTAGGAGGTATGACAAATGGGGAGATGTTTACCTTCACCGCAGGGGAAGCATGGATGATCCGAGATGGTGTAATAGCTGAACCTGTGAAAAACGTTACTTTATCGGGAAATGTCTTTAAAACCCTTGCCAATATAGAAGCAATTGGGGATGATTTTTATTGGGATGAATCGGGAGGATGTGGTAAAGGAGGGCAAAACGGTTTAGCGGTTGGTTGTGGTAGCCCTAGTTTACGCATCAAAGACGTAGTAATTGGTGGTGAAAATTGACAATTTGCCATTGAGAGTTAACAATAGTTAGGTGTCAAGAGTAGGGAGTAAGGGAGAGAGGGAATATTAAACATCTCTTGAAAATATTAATATAACCTCTTTCGTAGTGAGGGCTTTAGCCCTTATTTTAATAACCATTGGATAAGTCAATTCTCTATATTATAACTCCGAACTCCGAACCCCGAACTCCGAACTCAAATCATTCTTAATTCTTAATTCTTAATTCATTATGTCCACTCGTGTAATAATAGCTCGTCATGGTCAAAGTAGTTATAACGCTCAAAAAATGATACAAGGGCGTTGTGATGAATCGGTGATTACGGAAAAAGGAGAAAAACAAGCTCAATTATTAGGGGAAGCCCTCAAGGATGTTAAATTAGGGGCATTTTATAGCAGTCCATTACAACGAGCTTATAAAACCGCTCAAATTGTTCAATCTCTCAATCAGTATAAACCTTCTATCACTGTGATGGAGAAATTGAGAGAAATCAACTTGCCTGAGTGGGAAAAATGGAAAAAAGAAGATGTCAAAAGAGAATTTCCTGAAGCCTATCGCACTTGGAAGGAAAAACCTGATGAGTTAAAAATGACTTTTGAGGGTAAAGAGTTTTATCCCGTATTAGACTTGTATCAACAAGCACAAGAGTTTTGGCAAGAGATTATTCCTAACCACGATGGCGAAACCATTTTAATTACTGCCCATAATGGTATTAACCGTTGCTTAATTCTCACCGCTTTGGGAATGTCTCCAGCTTATTATCACTGTTTGCAACAGTCTAATTGTTGTGTAAATGTTTTGAATTTCACGGGGAATTTTGGAGATTCTGTGCAGTTAGAATCTCTTAATCAAATTGGACATTTAGGTACACCATTACCAGATTTTCGCCCTGAGCAAAAACAGGGGTTAAGATTATTATTGGTACGTCATGGGGAAACAGAATGGAATAGAATGTCACGTTTTCAGGGTGTTAAAGATATTCCTCTCAATGATAATGGCAGACAACAAGCGGAAAAAGCGGCTGAGTTTCTCAAAGATGTGCAGATTGATTTTGCAGTAACTAGCCCATTATCGCGTCCGAAGGAAACCGCAGAGATTATTCTTAAACATCATCCTCATGTCAATTTAACCACTAAAAAAGATTTAGAGGAAATTTCTCATGGTTTATGGGAAGGTAAATTAGAAACGGAAATTGAGGCAGAATTTCCCGGTTTATTGGCACAATGGAAAGCAAAACCTGAAACTGTACAAATGCCTGAAGGCGAAAATTTACAACAAGTGTGGGAGAGAGCGATCTCATCTTGGCAAGAAATCGTCCAAGAGAATATCGAAGAAGGCAAAATGAAAACGGGTTTAGTTGCCGCTCATGATGCTATAAATAAGGTAATTATCTGTTATTTATTAGGGTTAGAATCTGCTAACTTTTGGAATATTAAACAAGGAAATGGTGCAGTAACAGTTGTTGATTATCCTCACGGTTTAAATGGAAAACCGATTTTACAGGCAGTTAATTTAACGAATCATCTCAGTGGTGGTTTGTTTGATAAAACTGCGGCTGGTGCTTTATAAAATCCTTATTCTATGCAAAATTATAAGCTGGGAAAGAGGTGTAAGGGTGTTCGGGAGAAATAGGTTATTGGGTAGGGGATTGCGGAGAAATGAGTTAGGAGTTAGGGCTTAGGTGTTAAGAGTTAGAAATTATTAATTATCAACTATTTACCTTTGCCCTTTGCCCTTCGTCTCTTGCCTCTTGCCCTTTTCTCTCTACTCATAATTAAAGGGGTATTGTCAAGAGTTGCCATAGAAAGTTAAAATAGATATTTTGATATTCTATGAAAAAACTTATCATTAAATAGTAGTCTAAGTAAAACAATAAAGGATAGTGGCTAATTCAAAATCTGCTCTCAAGAGAATCCAAATTAACGAACGTAACCGCCTTCGTAACAAGGCTTACAAATCTGCGGTTAAAACCCTCATGAAAAAATATTTTCAAGCGGTAGAAGCCTATACAACTTCTCCTAGTGATGAGTTAAAACAGGCTGTACAAACTTGTCAATCTGCGGCATATAGCAAAATTGACAAAGCAGTTAAAAGAGGTATTTATCACAAAAATAACGGTGCAAGAAAAAAAGCTAGATTAGCTAGAGCATTTTCTAAAGCAAACCAAGCACAAGCCTCTTAGGTATTGGGGTATTAATTTTTACCGCTTAAACACTCAATACGATAGCTAACAATAGTTAGCTAATTTTTTTCTCAAATCAAAGGGGAATCTAACCCTTAAAAAATTAGGAGTTATCAGAAATTTATCAGTATGAAAATGGAAATTAAGGATTTAAGGAATAATCGCAAAAGCTAATTTCTAATTCTTAGTTCCTAATTCCTAATTAAAATCCTGTACCATTAGGCAAAAAACACTAATGCAACTGATTGATACTCATGTACATATAAACTTTGATGTCTTTCAGGAAGATTTGGATTTAGTTTCCAGTCGTTGGCAATCGGTTGGGGTAAATAAACTTATCCATTCCTGTGTTGAACCTCAAGAGTTCGATCGCATCAAGGAATTATCCGAAAAGTTTCCTGAGTTGTACTGTAGTGTGGGTTTACACCCCCTTTCTGCCAATAAGTGGGAAGGAGAAACTACCTACCAACAATTACTAGAGTTTGCCCAATCCAGCCCCAAAGTGGTGGCAATCGGAGAAATGGGCTTAGATTTTTACAAAGATAATCAACCAGAGTTACAAAAAGAAGTTTTCTGGAAACAGTTAGAAATTGCCTATCAATTAAATAAACCCGTCATTATTCACTGTAGAGATGCGGCTACCGCCCTACGGGATATTTTAGTAAGATTTAATCAAGAACACGGTAAAATAACAGGAGTGATGCACTGTTGGGCAGGAAATCCAGAGGAAACTCAGTGGTTTCTTGATTTAGGAATGTATGTTAGCTTTAGTGGAGTTGTGACTTTTAAAAATGCCAAAACCGTCCATCAAAGTGCGTCTATTGTTCCTGATGATCGTCTTTTAATCGAAACCGATTGTCCTTTTTTAGCTCCTACTCCCCATCGTGGTAAACGCAATGAGCCTTCATATGTGATTCATGTAGCGGAGAAATTAGCACAAATTAGGGGACAATCAGTAGATGCGATCGCATCCCAAACAACCAAGAACGCCTGTAAATTATTTAACCTCTAAATTTAAAATAAAGCAAGGGTAAAGAAAATAAATAACCAAAACCCTGACCCCAGAATCTAAATAGATCAATTCAATATCATTGACAACTAACCTATGAAAACCCAAGAACTGTTACCAGATTTAATCGAAATTCAACGCTCTAGTTACAAATGGTTTTTAGAGCATGGCTTAATCGAAGAACTCAACAGTTTTACGCCTATTACTGATTATGCAGGAAAACTAGAATTACACTTTATTGGGGAGAAATATCGCCTCAAAGAACCAAAATACCACATCGAAGAAGCAAAAAAAAGAGATGCAACTTACTCAGTACAGGTATATGTACCTACATTGTTGCTAAACAAAGAAACAGGAGAAAGAAAAGAACAAGAAGTATTTATCGGTGATCTACCATTGATGACTGATAGAGGTACGTTTTTGATCAATGGTGCAGAAAGGGTAATTGTCAATCAGATAGTGCGATCGCCGGGGGTCTATTTTAAATCAGAGGTGGACAAAAACGGAAAAAGAACTTACTCCGCCTCCGTCATTCCTAACCGTGGTGCATGGCTAAAATTTGAAACTGATAAACATGGTGTAGTGTGGGTCAGAATCGATAAAACCCGCAAAATCTCAGCCCAAGTATTATTGAAAGCTATGGGCTTAACAGATAGAGAAATTATGGATCGTTTACGCCATGCGGAATTTTACCATAAAACTTTGGAGAAAGAGGGCAATCCTAGTACAGATGATGCTCTCATGGAACTTTACCGCAAATTACGCCCCGGTGAACCTCCAACCGTAAGCGGTGGACAAGCCTTATTAGAAAGTCGCTTCTTTGATCCTAAACGTTATGATTTAGGGAAAGTTGGACGCTACAAAATGAACAAAAAACTGCGTTTGACTGTTCCTTATAACGTAAGGGTATTAACCATTGAAGATATTTTATCTGTTGTTGACTATCTCATTAATCTTGAATTTGATATTGGGCAAGTAGATGATATTGATCACCTCGGCAATAGACGAGTCAGAAGTGTGGGAGAATTATTACAAAACCAAGTCAGAGTCGGTTTATCCCGCCTAGAAAGAATTATCAGGGAAAGAATGACCGTTGGTGATCCTAATACCTTAACTCCTGCGGCTTTGGTTAACCCTAAACCTTTAGTAGCGGCCATTAAAGAATTTTTTGGCTCGTCTCAGTTATCTCAATTCATGGATCAAACCAATCCTTTAGCTGAATTAACCCATAAACGTCGTATTTCCGCTTTAGGACCTGGGGGCTTAAGCCGAGATAGAGCAGGTTTTGCCGTGCGAGACATTCACCCTAGCCACTACGGACGTATTTGCCCTGTGGAAACTCCCGAAGGACCTAACGCAGGTTTAATCGGTTCTTTAGCTACCTATGCCAGAATCAATGAGTACGGATTCATTACTACTCCTTACTATAAAGTTGAGAATGGAAAAGTCCGTTGGGATTTAACCCCTGAGTACCTAACTGCTGATGAAGAGGACGATAAAAGGGTTGCTCCGGGTGACATTTCTACCGACGAGGAAGGGAATATTTTAGGGGAATCTGTACCCATTCGTTACCGTCAAGAATTTTCTACCACAACTCCGAATCAGGTGGATTATGTAGCAGTGTCTCCTGTACAGATTGTTTCTGTAGCTACCTCTATGATTCCTTTTCTGGAGCATGATGACGCTAACCGCGCCCTGATGGGTTCTAATATGCAACGTCAAGCTGTTCCTTTATTACGGGCGGAACGTCCTTTAGTGGGTACAGGTTTAGAAGCCCAAGCGGCAAGAGATTCTGGGATGGTAATTGTTTCCCGTCATTATGGCAAAATTACTTATGTAGATGCAAAAACTATTAGGCTCAAAACCAAGGAAGGAGAGGAGTTAGTTTACAATCTTCAAAAGTATGAACGTTCTAACCAAGATACCTGTTTAAATCAAAAGCCTTTGGTTGATGAAGGAGAAGAGGTAGTACCCGGACAGGTATTAGCCGATGGTTCTGCTACCGAAGGGGGAGAGTTAGCATTAGGTAACAATATCACCGTTGCTTATATGCCTTGGGAAGGTTATAACTACGAGGATGCGATCTTAATTAGTGAAAGACTGGTTCAAGAGGATATTTACACCACTATTCACGTGGAAAAACACGAAATTGAAGCCCGTCAAACGAAATTAGGTCCGGAAGAAATTACCCGTGAAATTCCTAATGTGGGAGAAGATGCCTTACTCAACCTCGATGAACAAGGGATTATCCGTGTGGGTGCTTGGGTAGAATCAGGAGATATTTTAGTGGGTAAAGTAACCCCTAAAGGTGAATCGGATCAACCACCAGAAGAAAAACTGTTACGAGCAATTTTCGGGGAAAAAGCCAGAGATGTTCGTGATAACTCCTTACGTTTACCCAACGGTGAAAAAGGAAGGGTTGTCTATGTACGAGTGTTTACCCGTGAACAAGGTGACGAGTTACCCCCTGGTGCAAATATGGTAGTCCGTGTATATGTGGCTCAAAAACGCAAAATCCAAGTGGGGGATAAAATGGCAGGTCGTCATGGTAATAAAGGGATTATTTCTCGCATCCTCCCCCGTGAAGATATGCCCTATATGCCCGATGGAAGCCCCGTGGACATCGTTCTAAATCCTTTGGGTGTTCCTTCCCGTATGAACGTGGGACAGGTGTTTGAGTGTCTTCTAGGGTGGGCAGGTGAACATTTAGGCTATCGCTTCAAGATGACTCCTTTTGATGAAATGTATGGAGAGGAAGCGTCTCGAAATACTGTCAATGGCTTGTTAAAAGATGCCTCGAAGAAACCAAGTAAAGATTGGATTTTTGATGAGAATAACCCTGGTAAAATTCAACTTTATGATGGCCGCAGTGGTGAACCATTTGATCGCCCCGTGACAGTGGGTAAAGCCTATATGCTCAAATTAGTTCACTTGGTGGATGATAAGATTCACGCTCGTTCTACTGGTCCTTACTCATTGGTGACACAACAACCTCTCGGTGGTAAAGCTCAACAGGGTGGACAAAGATTCGGAGAGATGGAGGTATGGGCATTAGAGGCTTATGGTGCGGCTTATACTTTACAGGAATTATTGACAGTCAAATCCGACGATATGCAAGGACGAAATGAAGCCTTAAATGCGATCGTTAAAGGACAACCAATTCCTCATCCCGGTACACCTGAATCCTTTAAGGTACTCTTACGAGAATTACAATCTCTAGGTTTAGATGTTTCTGTCCATAAAGTGGTAGAAGGTAGCGAACACGTAGAAGTTGACTTGATGGATGCTTCTAGTCGAGCACCTAAGCGTCCTACCTATAAAGAAGATTACAGTTTATCTAGTTTAGGTCAAGATGACGACGAGGAGTTGTAAGTTGACTTGAGTTCGGAGTTCGGGGTTTTTAAAAGTAGGTAGGGGTTAAATATATTCAACCCGTAGGTCGTAGGGAGTAGGGAAAGTTAAATAAAACCTGATACCTGACACCTACTTATTGTTCATTGTTAACTGTTCATTGCTAATTGAAATATGGCTAACGAGACTAAAAATAAGACTTTCTATAATAAGGTAATCGATAAAGGGGGCTTAAAAAAGCTCATCGCTAAAACTTTTACCGAACAAGGTTCTGCCCGTTGTGCTTCTGTTTGTGACCAGTTAAAAACTTTGGGTTTCCGTTATGCTACTCAGGCGGCGGTTTCTATTAGTGTGGAAGATTTGAAAATTCCTCCTATTAAAAAAGAAATGTTGGCAGAAGCTGAGTCCACCATTAAAAATACTCTCAGTCGTTATGCTAATGGTGAAATTACTGAGGTTGAACGTTTCCAGAAGGTAATCGATACTTGGAATGATACTTCTGAATCTTTGAAAGATGAGGTGGTTAAAAATTTCCGTGAAACTGATCCTCTTAACTCTGTTTATATGATGGCGTTTTCTGGTGCAAGGGGAAATATCTCTCAGGTGCGTCAGTTAGTTGGTATGCGTGGCTTGATGGCTGATCCTCAAGGGGAAATTATTGACTTACCCATTAAAACTAATTTCCGTGAAGGTTTAACCGTTACTGAGTATATTATTTCTTCTTACGGTGCGCGTAAAGGTTTAGTAGATACGGCTTTGCGTACCGCCGACTCTGGTTATTTAACCCGTCGTTTAGTGGACGTTTCTCAGGATGTAATTATTCGGGAAAATGATTGTGGTACTCATCGAGGTATTGAAGTTACCCCCATGAAAGACGGCGATCGCATCTTGATTCCTTTATCTGATCGTCTATTCGGAAGAGTGTTAGCAGAAGATGTTATTGATCCTGCCACAGGGGAAGTTATTGCTACACGTAATCAAGCCATTGATGATGATTTAGCAAAAGCTATCGGTAAAGCGGTTGATAAAGTAAAAGTAAGATCTCCTTTAACCTGTGAAACTGCTCGTTCTGTATGTCAAAAATGCTATGGATGGTCATTGGCTCACGGTGACTGGGTAAATATGGGAGAAGCGATCGGAATTATTGCCGCTCAATCCATTGGTGAACCCGGTACTCAGTTAACTATGCGTACTTTCCACACAGGAGGGGTATTTACTGGGGAAGTTGCTCGTCGTATTACCACTCCAACCTCTGGCACGGTCAAATTCAGTAAGAAATTAAAAGTCCGTGAAACTCGTACCCGTCATGGAGATCAAAAATTAGTTGTTGAGGTAACTGGGGATATTGTTGTTGGTGCTGAAAAAATTTCTGTACCCAAAGATAGTTTATTAGCAGTCAGAGAAGGGGATGTAGTTCAAGAGAATGATCTCATTGCTGAAGTAATGCCCCAAAAAACCAGATCCACCGAGAAAGTAACTAAAGACGTTGCTACAGACTTATCTGGAGAAGTGCATTTTGCTGATATTGCCCCTGAAAGTAAAACCGATAAACAGGGTAATACTACCACTACCGCCTCTCGTAACGGTTTAATTTGGGTGTTATCGGGACAGGTTTACAATTTACCCCCCGGTGCTGAACCTGCGGTGAAAAATGGCGACAAAGTTAAGCCCGGTTCTGTATTAGCGGAAACTAAGTTAAAAACTAAAAGTGGTGGTGTTTGCCGTTTTGAAGAAGGTAGCCGAGAAATCGAAATTATTACTGCTTCCGTTTCTTTGGATCAGGCAGATATTTATCTCGAACATCATGGTAGTCAACAACAATACGTTATCCATACCCAAAAAGGCGATCGCTTTGCTTTAAAGGTAGTTCAGGGTACAAAAGTACAAAATAATCAAGTTGTTGCCGAATTAATTGATGATACCTATACCACCAATACTGGGGGGTTAATTCGCTATGCAGGGTTAGAAACAGGGCGAGGTAACAAAAAACAAGGTTATGAGGTAATCAAAGAGGGAACTATTGTCTGGATTCCTGAAGAAAGTCACGAAATTAATAAAGACATCTCCTTGTTATTAGTAGAAGATGGTCAATATGTAGAAGCAGGAACAGAAATAGTTAAAGATATTTTCTGTCAGTCTAGTGGGGTGGTTGAGGTTGTTCAGAAAAATGATATTTTAAGAGAAATTATCGTTAAGCCTGGGCAACTATACCTTGACTTAGATCCTGACTATTTAGCTAATATCGACGAAGATAATATTATTCCCCCGGGTACTCAAATTGCTCCTAATAATATTACTGAGGAAGAATACTTTGCCCAATTTGTTGATACCAATGAAGGGGTTGGTTTATTATTACGTCCTATCAGACAATTTGAAGTAATTAACACTACTCAGTCTCCTTCCCAAGAATCATTGAATACTCAGGGTTCAGCTATTAACTTAAAACCCGTAATGCGTACTTTCTTTAAAGATGGAGAAAGAGTTAAAAGTGTTGAAGGAGTACAGTTAGTTACCACTCAATTGGTACTAGAAACCCATGAGGGCATGAGTGCGGATATTGAGTTAGTCCCTCACGAAGCAGAAGAAGGTTGTTTCCGCTTACAAATTGTGGTATTAGAATCTGTCCTTTTACGTCGTGAATTGGAAACAGAACCTAATATTATTACTCGTGTTTTAGTGGAAGATGGACAAGAAATTGCTCCGGGAGATGTAGTTGGTACAACTCAAATTCTCTGTCAAGAGGAGGGTATTATTCAAGGGGTAAGAGAAGGAGTTGAAGCCATTCGCCGTGTGTTAGTGGTCAGAAAATCTGACATGATTGATATACAAACTGAGTCTAAGCCTACTTGTAAGGCAGGGGATTTTATCACTCAAGGGGATCTATTAGCAGAAAATGTAACTGCTCCTGAATCAGCAAAAGTTTTGAAAGTGGAAGATAATCGAGTAGTCTTACGTTATGCTCGTCCTTATCGTGTGTCTGCTGGTGCGATTTTACATATTGAGCAAGGAGATTTAGTTCAACGGGGTGATAATTTAGTATTACTCGTATTTGAACGGGCAAAAACAGGGGACATCGTTCAAGGTTTACCAAGAATTGAAGAATTGCTCGAAGCCCGTAAACCCAAAGAACCTGCCTTGTTGGCACGTCGCCCCGGCTTCTGTCAAGTGGAATATCGTGATGATGAAGCGATCGATGTTAAGGTAATTGAGGATGATGGTACTATTACTGAGTATCCTTTGAGTCCTAACCAAAACATTATCGTGAACGACAATCAAAGAGTGGAAACAGGCGATCCTTTAACCGATGGTTTAGCAAGTCCTCATGAATTGCTGGAAATCTTCTATGCCTACTATCAAGAGCAAGAGGATAATCAGGGAATGTTTGAGTGTGCTTTGGCGGCATTAGAAAAGGCTCAACTATTTTTGGTTAATCAGGTTCAAGGGGTATATCAATCTCAAGGTATCGACATTTCTGATAAACATATTGAGGTGATTGTGCGTCAGATGACTTCTAAAGTAAGAGTTGATGATG is a window from the Cyanobacterium sp. Dongsha4 genome containing:
- a CDS encoding DNA-directed RNA polymerase subunit beta', with translation MANETKNKTFYNKVIDKGGLKKLIAKTFTEQGSARCASVCDQLKTLGFRYATQAAVSISVEDLKIPPIKKEMLAEAESTIKNTLSRYANGEITEVERFQKVIDTWNDTSESLKDEVVKNFRETDPLNSVYMMAFSGARGNISQVRQLVGMRGLMADPQGEIIDLPIKTNFREGLTVTEYIISSYGARKGLVDTALRTADSGYLTRRLVDVSQDVIIRENDCGTHRGIEVTPMKDGDRILIPLSDRLFGRVLAEDVIDPATGEVIATRNQAIDDDLAKAIGKAVDKVKVRSPLTCETARSVCQKCYGWSLAHGDWVNMGEAIGIIAAQSIGEPGTQLTMRTFHTGGVFTGEVARRITTPTSGTVKFSKKLKVRETRTRHGDQKLVVEVTGDIVVGAEKISVPKDSLLAVREGDVVQENDLIAEVMPQKTRSTEKVTKDVATDLSGEVHFADIAPESKTDKQGNTTTTASRNGLIWVLSGQVYNLPPGAEPAVKNGDKVKPGSVLAETKLKTKSGGVCRFEEGSREIEIITASVSLDQADIYLEHHGSQQQYVIHTQKGDRFALKVVQGTKVQNNQVVAELIDDTYTTNTGGLIRYAGLETGRGNKKQGYEVIKEGTIVWIPEESHEINKDISLLLVEDGQYVEAGTEIVKDIFCQSSGVVEVVQKNDILREIIVKPGQLYLDLDPDYLANIDEDNIIPPGTQIAPNNITEEEYFAQFVDTNEGVGLLLRPIRQFEVINTTQSPSQESLNTQGSAINLKPVMRTFFKDGERVKSVEGVQLVTTQLVLETHEGMSADIELVPHEAEEGCFRLQIVVLESVLLRRELETEPNIITRVLVEDGQEIAPGDVVGTTQILCQEEGIIQGVREGVEAIRRVLVVRKSDMIDIQTESKPTCKAGDFITQGDLLAENVTAPESAKVLKVEDNRVVLRYARPYRVSAGAILHIEQGDLVQRGDNLVLLVFERAKTGDIVQGLPRIEELLEARKPKEPALLARRPGFCQVEYRDDEAIDVKVIEDDGTITEYPLSPNQNIIVNDNQRVETGDPLTDGLASPHELLEIFYAYYQEQEDNQGMFECALAALEKAQLFLVNQVQGVYQSQGIDISDKHIEVIVRQMTSKVRVDDGGDTIRLPGELVELRQIEKDNETMSITGGAPVQYTPLIMGITKSSLNTDSFISAASFQETTRVLTEAAIEGKNDWLRGLKENVIIGRLIPAGTGFNAYERQDWEGNDVVREVNGNDYALMDESNRLSSSLTDDEDVIIDDQSARTYSPDSMIIDDDDE
- the rpoB gene encoding DNA-directed RNA polymerase subunit beta, translating into MKTQELLPDLIEIQRSSYKWFLEHGLIEELNSFTPITDYAGKLELHFIGEKYRLKEPKYHIEEAKKRDATYSVQVYVPTLLLNKETGERKEQEVFIGDLPLMTDRGTFLINGAERVIVNQIVRSPGVYFKSEVDKNGKRTYSASVIPNRGAWLKFETDKHGVVWVRIDKTRKISAQVLLKAMGLTDREIMDRLRHAEFYHKTLEKEGNPSTDDALMELYRKLRPGEPPTVSGGQALLESRFFDPKRYDLGKVGRYKMNKKLRLTVPYNVRVLTIEDILSVVDYLINLEFDIGQVDDIDHLGNRRVRSVGELLQNQVRVGLSRLERIIRERMTVGDPNTLTPAALVNPKPLVAAIKEFFGSSQLSQFMDQTNPLAELTHKRRISALGPGGLSRDRAGFAVRDIHPSHYGRICPVETPEGPNAGLIGSLATYARINEYGFITTPYYKVENGKVRWDLTPEYLTADEEDDKRVAPGDISTDEEGNILGESVPIRYRQEFSTTTPNQVDYVAVSPVQIVSVATSMIPFLEHDDANRALMGSNMQRQAVPLLRAERPLVGTGLEAQAARDSGMVIVSRHYGKITYVDAKTIRLKTKEGEELVYNLQKYERSNQDTCLNQKPLVDEGEEVVPGQVLADGSATEGGELALGNNITVAYMPWEGYNYEDAILISERLVQEDIYTTIHVEKHEIEARQTKLGPEEITREIPNVGEDALLNLDEQGIIRVGAWVESGDILVGKVTPKGESDQPPEEKLLRAIFGEKARDVRDNSLRLPNGEKGRVVYVRVFTREQGDELPPGANMVVRVYVAQKRKIQVGDKMAGRHGNKGIISRILPREDMPYMPDGSPVDIVLNPLGVPSRMNVGQVFECLLGWAGEHLGYRFKMTPFDEMYGEEASRNTVNGLLKDASKKPSKDWIFDENNPGKIQLYDGRSGEPFDRPVTVGKAYMLKLVHLVDDKIHARSTGPYSLVTQQPLGGKAQQGGQRFGEMEVWALEAYGAAYTLQELLTVKSDDMQGRNEALNAIVKGQPIPHPGTPESFKVLLRELQSLGLDVSVHKVVEGSEHVEVDLMDASSRAPKRPTYKEDYSLSSLGQDDDEEL